A window from Roseburia sp. 499 encodes these proteins:
- the addA gene encoding helicase-exonuclease AddAB subunit AddA, with protein sequence MKWTTEQQQVIDLRDRNLLVSAAAGSGKTAVLVERIIQKIMDKNHPVDIDRLLIVTFTNAAAAEMRERIGAAIEKALEQEPENVHLQKQQTLLHNAQITTIHSFCLYVIRNYFHRIELDPDFRVAEEGELKLLKSDVLDGVLEEYYEKAQPEFLALSETIATGKTDEPLKEAILKLYEFAMSYPWVEQWLEDCKAPYQVKNFTEFEELPMAKELEAYLSELSNQWKYQMEKCRNISMEIDGPQMYTSLLEQEAAAMGQIASCSTYEQYYEAIRGFSFGRLPGARKFDGDPMKKDQVQKLRNEVKASIKKITEQFFFQAPEIMIEELEKNAPIVAMLVEVTLAFQKAFSEKKREKNMLDFNDLEHFALEILVDKETKEPSKTAVELQKNYEEIMIDEYQDSNYVQETILKAVSGEAQNRSNMFMVGDVKQSIYRFRMARPELFMEKYNTYTTTDSENQKIDLHMNFRSRPQVLETVNDVFYKIMKTDIGNITYDKQAALYTGAEFPEAEDGMFDTELLVVEPDGENQDIKERELEAKAVGNKIKQFLEHQLVTDKETGNLRKAKYSDMVILLRSLTGWSDTFVKILGEMGIPAKATTGTGYFSAMEVQTALNLLRVLDNPRQDIPMAAVLTSPIVGLTGEELAIIRTEFPDKKFYEAVLQYHETEAIQQTAFPIEKQEKLAYFLEIMEKYRWKISYTPIHELLYQILEETGYMAYVYALPGGEVKKANLEMLIEKAIAYENTSYRGLFHFIRYMEQLQKYDVDFALADTSEQENMVQIMSIHKSKGLEFPVVFVSGLGKMFNTQDIREKVVLHPQLGIGMDYLDVERRVKTPGITRQFLARKTGMENTGEELRVLYVAMTRAKEKLILTGTMKKAEEKISGMIPAVMEDGFLSFLTRLGTNTFFGFLLPAFLCYGEKYPITILKQQELEQQEQQQTVKETLSQLEVLTKLQQRDEIQAEQIEKRLSYQYPFEEEEDMKTKVSVSEIKHRALDRIMAEETMDTEHKNITEQEMEHYIPAFMEGIQEENQGAKRGTAMHRILECYDFTKESVELENQLEQMQAEKLVEAEMIELVNKKTLRTFLESTLAKRMQQAAKNGKLYREKPFVMGETAKDVLEHSESEEMVLIQGIIDVFFEEDGEMVLLDYKTDRVKTGQELAERYRAQIELYKCAIERATGKRVKEQLLYSFCLNQVVEL encoded by the coding sequence ATGAAGTGGACAACAGAACAGCAACAGGTCATTGACTTAAGAGACAGAAATCTTCTTGTATCTGCGGCAGCAGGTTCCGGTAAGACCGCTGTATTGGTGGAACGAATTATTCAGAAAATTATGGATAAAAATCATCCGGTTGATATTGATCGTCTTTTAATTGTGACCTTTACCAATGCAGCCGCAGCAGAAATGCGGGAACGTATTGGAGCAGCCATTGAAAAAGCATTAGAGCAGGAACCGGAAAATGTACATCTGCAAAAGCAGCAGACATTGCTTCACAATGCCCAGATTACTACGATTCACAGCTTTTGTCTTTATGTTATCCGCAACTATTTTCATCGGATTGAGTTGGACCCGGACTTTCGGGTGGCAGAGGAAGGAGAACTCAAACTTTTAAAAAGTGATGTATTAGATGGTGTATTAGAAGAATATTATGAAAAGGCACAGCCGGAATTTTTGGCACTTTCCGAAACCATTGCCACAGGAAAAACAGACGAACCCTTAAAAGAAGCTATTTTAAAACTCTATGAATTTGCCATGAGTTATCCATGGGTAGAGCAGTGGTTAGAGGATTGTAAGGCGCCTTATCAGGTGAAAAATTTTACAGAATTTGAAGAGCTTCCGATGGCAAAGGAGTTGGAAGCTTACTTAAGTGAACTGTCTAACCAGTGGAAATATCAGATGGAGAAGTGCAGAAATATCAGTATGGAAATAGATGGTCCACAGATGTATACTTCTTTGTTGGAGCAGGAAGCGGCGGCAATGGGGCAGATTGCATCATGCAGTACCTATGAGCAGTATTACGAAGCAATTCGTGGATTTTCCTTTGGACGTCTTCCGGGGGCCAGAAAATTTGACGGTGATCCAATGAAAAAGGATCAGGTGCAAAAACTGCGAAACGAAGTAAAAGCGTCTATAAAGAAAATTACAGAACAGTTTTTCTTTCAGGCACCGGAGATTATGATAGAAGAACTTGAAAAAAATGCGCCTATTGTAGCGATGTTAGTGGAAGTGACGCTTGCCTTTCAGAAGGCTTTTTCCGAAAAAAAGCGGGAAAAGAATATGCTGGACTTTAATGATTTAGAGCATTTTGCATTGGAGATTCTGGTAGATAAGGAGACAAAGGAACCCAGCAAAACTGCAGTAGAATTGCAAAAAAATTATGAGGAAATCATGATAGACGAATATCAGGATTCCAATTATGTGCAGGAGACCATATTAAAGGCAGTGTCGGGAGAGGCACAGAACCGCAGTAACATGTTTATGGTAGGAGACGTAAAGCAGAGCATTTATCGATTTCGTATGGCAAGACCGGAGCTTTTCATGGAAAAGTATAATACATATACGACAACAGATAGTGAAAATCAGAAAATTGACTTGCATATGAATTTCCGAAGCCGTCCTCAGGTCTTAGAAACAGTTAATGACGTATTCTACAAAATTATGAAGACAGATATTGGAAATATCACATATGATAAGCAGGCGGCATTGTATACCGGAGCAGAGTTTCCGGAGGCGGAAGATGGAATGTTTGATACCGAACTTCTGGTTGTAGAACCGGATGGAGAGAATCAGGACATCAAAGAGCGGGAGCTGGAAGCAAAAGCAGTTGGAAATAAAATAAAACAGTTTTTGGAGCATCAATTGGTTACAGATAAAGAAACAGGAAACTTACGCAAGGCGAAGTATTCCGATATGGTAATTTTACTGCGTAGTCTTACGGGATGGTCTGATACTTTTGTGAAAATACTGGGAGAAATGGGAATTCCTGCAAAAGCAACTACCGGAACAGGATATTTTTCCGCGATGGAAGTACAGACAGCGTTGAATTTATTGCGGGTATTGGATAATCCAAGACAGGATATTCCTATGGCAGCAGTATTGACCTCCCCGATTGTAGGGCTTACCGGAGAAGAGTTGGCTATAATACGAACAGAATTTCCGGACAAAAAGTTCTATGAAGCAGTGTTACAGTATCATGAGACGGAAGCGATACAACAGACGGCGTTTCCGATTGAAAAGCAGGAGAAATTGGCGTATTTTCTGGAAATCATGGAAAAGTATCGGTGGAAAATCAGTTATACCCCTATCCATGAACTTCTTTATCAGATATTAGAAGAAACAGGATATATGGCATATGTCTATGCTTTACCAGGGGGAGAAGTGAAAAAGGCGAATCTGGAGATGTTAATTGAAAAAGCCATTGCTTATGAAAATACCAGCTATCGGGGATTGTTTCATTTTATTCGATACATGGAACAGTTACAGAAGTATGATGTGGATTTTGCTTTGGCAGATACCAGTGAGCAGGAAAACATGGTACAGATTATGAGTATTCATAAGAGTAAAGGATTGGAATTCCCGGTGGTATTTGTGTCCGGTTTGGGAAAAATGTTCAACACACAAGATATTAGGGAAAAGGTAGTGCTTCATCCGCAGCTTGGAATTGGCATGGATTATCTGGATGTAGAGCGGAGAGTGAAGACACCCGGTATTACAAGACAGTTCTTGGCAAGAAAGACGGGAATGGAGAATACCGGAGAAGAACTGCGTGTTCTTTATGTAGCAATGACTCGTGCCAAGGAAAAACTGATACTGACCGGAACCATGAAGAAGGCGGAAGAAAAGATTTCGGGTATGATACCAGCGGTTATGGAGGATGGATTCTTAAGCTTTTTGACCAGACTTGGGACAAATACCTTTTTCGGTTTTTTATTGCCGGCATTTCTGTGTTATGGGGAGAAATATCCCATCACTATTTTAAAACAACAGGAATTAGAGCAGCAGGAACAGCAGCAGACAGTAAAAGAAACCTTAAGTCAGTTGGAAGTATTGACAAAGTTGCAGCAGCGGGATGAGATTCAGGCAGAGCAGATAGAAAAACGACTTTCTTATCAGTATCCCTTTGAAGAAGAGGAGGATATGAAGACAAAGGTTTCCGTGTCTGAGATTAAGCACCGGGCACTGGATAGAATTATGGCAGAAGAGACCATGGACACTGAGCATAAAAACATAACAGAGCAAGAAATGGAGCATTATATACCTGCTTTTATGGAAGGGATTCAAGAGGAAAATCAAGGTGCAAAACGAGGAACCGCTATGCATAGAATTCTGGAGTGCTATGATTTTACGAAAGAATCCGTAGAATTAGAGAACCAGTTGGAACAGATGCAGGCGGAAAAACTGGTAGAGGCGGAAATGATAGAGTTGGTAAATAAAAAGACCTTGCGTACCTTTTTGGAAAGTACTTTGGCAAAACGGATGCAGCAGGCAGCAAAGAATGGGAAACTTTACCGGGAGAAGCCTTTTGTTATGGGAGAAACAGCAAAGGATGTGCTAGAGCATTCTGAAAGTGAAGAAATGGTACTGATTCAGGGAATCATCGACGTATTTTTTGAAGAAGATG
- the addB gene encoding helicase-exonuclease AddAB subunit AddB — protein sequence MSRKRLNSMALQMIFGGSGSGKSSYVYERVLAQAKNEPDRMFFVVVPEQFTMQTQRELVKRQENHSIMNVDVVSFNRLAYRIFDELGLGSMKVLEETGKNLVLRRVAEEQQEHLKLIKASMKKTGYITEVKSVISELTQYRVLPERLDVFVDDERQSPLFRYKIADIQTMYQGFQDFLKDRFITAEELLEVLAEEAHRSKILKNSVMVLDGFTGFTPVQYYLLEELMKITDEILVTASLDERENPYQCDGIQDLFYMTKKTVETLMKIAERTHTEVLEPYWTHHGKKTRFGDSEALLWLEQNLFRQKPVSYVKETTDISMFSLLNPRQELQFIAREIKRLVREDGYRYKDIAVVCGDVEMYGNYVREIFDKYDIPVFLDTKKNIVFHPMTEFLKRALLVMEQDFSYEAVIGYLRSGLSGFTLEETDLSENYLLAGGIRGFSKWQRKWVRRAGTNNEEELEQVNALRERLVGQFAPMREVFLKKSDVTEKSKAFYQFMVNLQIEEQLQDYSKRFEEEGETALAKEYVQIYRIVMDLLDKMVELLGEEQLSLREYREILEAGLEAAAVGIIPPGYDRVIFGDIERSRLSDVKVLFLAGVNDGMIPKASEHGGIISQSDREWFAQNEMELAPTDRERSFIQKFYLYLNLTKPSKKLYITWFRVSQEGKETRKSYLVGILRKMFPKVAPVKVEETTGMEQIVTPESSIDFFVEGLRLAKNGDVLPEWKELYQWYAAREGWNHKTADFLTAAFYQYRPVFMGKDITRALYGKVLENSVTRLEQFSTCAYSHFLQYGLKLEERNLGEFAAVDMGSMFHEALQRYSVAMEKAGYHWFDVPKKEQETLIQQAVEETLSVVADTVLLNDARTAYLVERIRRILKRTIETIANQIETSHFSPEGYEISFSFAEDLQAVNFSLNEEEKMRLRGRIDRIDTKKTDNQVYVKVVDYKSGNRDFQLLSLYHGLQLQLVVYMNSALELLKKKYPDKEVVPGGMYYYHVDDPVVEGNHNQTEEEIKEKILEELKLKGVTTEEADDSVSKKSQKAEKEEFQVLSNFVNHKIRDIGQKIFDGNIETNPYQLGDKTGCDYCPYSGVCGFEAGMPGREYRKLENIKDQDEILERMREEI from the coding sequence ATGAGCAGAAAGAGGTTGAACTCAATGGCATTGCAGATGATTTTTGGAGGTTCCGGTAGTGGAAAGTCCAGTTATGTATATGAGAGAGTATTGGCGCAGGCGAAAAATGAGCCGGATAGGATGTTTTTTGTAGTTGTTCCGGAGCAGTTTACTATGCAAACGCAACGTGAATTAGTAAAACGTCAAGAGAATCACAGTATTATGAACGTGGATGTGGTAAGTTTTAATCGTCTGGCGTATCGAATTTTTGATGAACTTGGTCTGGGCAGCATGAAGGTGTTAGAAGAGACCGGAAAGAATCTGGTATTGCGCCGTGTGGCAGAGGAACAGCAAGAACATTTGAAGCTGATTAAGGCAAGTATGAAAAAGACCGGGTATATCACAGAGGTGAAGTCTGTTATTTCCGAACTGACGCAATATCGGGTTTTGCCGGAGCGTTTGGATGTTTTTGTGGATGACGAGCGGCAATCTCCGTTATTTCGGTACAAAATTGCAGATATTCAGACCATGTATCAGGGATTTCAGGATTTTTTGAAGGATAGATTTATTACAGCAGAAGAATTGTTGGAAGTATTGGCAGAAGAGGCACATAGATCCAAGATTCTGAAAAACTCTGTTATGGTGCTAGATGGATTTACCGGATTCACTCCGGTGCAGTATTATTTGCTGGAAGAATTGATGAAAATAACCGATGAGATTCTGGTGACAGCATCCTTGGATGAACGGGAGAATCCTTATCAGTGTGATGGAATTCAGGATTTATTTTATATGACAAAAAAGACAGTAGAGACGTTGATGAAGATTGCAGAACGGACGCATACAGAGGTTTTGGAGCCCTATTGGACACATCATGGGAAAAAGACCAGATTTGGGGATTCTGAGGCATTGCTGTGGTTAGAGCAGAATCTGTTCCGGCAGAAGCCTGTGTCCTATGTCAAAGAGACAACTGATATTTCCATGTTTTCATTGTTGAATCCAAGACAGGAGCTTCAATTTATTGCAAGAGAAATCAAGCGGTTGGTGCGAGAAGATGGATACCGCTATAAGGATATTGCTGTAGTCTGCGGTGATGTGGAGATGTATGGGAACTATGTACGGGAGATTTTTGATAAATATGATATTCCTGTATTCTTAGATACCAAGAAAAATATTGTATTTCATCCTATGACAGAGTTCTTAAAGCGAGCATTGCTGGTTATGGAACAAGACTTTTCCTATGAAGCTGTCATTGGATATTTAAGGAGTGGATTGTCCGGTTTTACATTGGAAGAGACCGATTTATCGGAAAACTATCTGTTGGCAGGCGGTATTCGCGGATTCAGCAAGTGGCAGCGAAAATGGGTACGTCGGGCAGGTACCAATAATGAGGAGGAATTGGAGCAGGTAAATGCTTTGCGGGAACGTCTGGTAGGGCAGTTTGCGCCTATGCGAGAAGTATTTTTAAAAAAATCAGATGTAACAGAGAAGTCAAAAGCATTTTATCAGTTTATGGTAAATCTTCAGATAGAGGAACAATTACAGGATTACAGCAAACGTTTTGAAGAAGAAGGCGAAACAGCGCTGGCAAAGGAATATGTACAGATTTATCGTATTGTCATGGATTTGTTGGATAAGATGGTAGAACTGTTGGGAGAAGAACAGTTATCCTTGCGGGAGTATCGTGAGATTCTGGAAGCAGGACTGGAAGCAGCAGCAGTAGGAATCATACCACCGGGCTATGACAGGGTGATATTTGGTGATATCGAAAGAAGCCGTTTGTCTGATGTGAAGGTACTGTTTTTGGCAGGAGTAAATGACGGAATGATACCTAAGGCATCTGAGCATGGTGGAATTATCTCACAGTCCGACCGGGAATGGTTTGCACAGAATGAAATGGAATTGGCACCTACAGACCGGGAACGCAGCTTTATTCAGAAGTTTTATTTGTATCTGAATCTGACGAAGCCTTCAAAGAAGTTGTATATTACGTGGTTTCGGGTGAGCCAAGAGGGAAAAGAGACCAGAAAGTCCTATCTGGTAGGAATTTTAAGAAAGATGTTTCCAAAGGTAGCACCGGTAAAGGTGGAAGAGACCACCGGAATGGAGCAGATTGTAACACCAGAGAGTAGCATTGACTTTTTTGTAGAGGGACTTCGCTTGGCAAAGAATGGTGACGTTTTGCCGGAGTGGAAGGAACTGTATCAGTGGTACGCTGCCAGAGAAGGATGGAATCATAAGACTGCAGATTTTTTGACTGCAGCATTTTATCAGTATCGACCGGTTTTCATGGGAAAGGACATTACACGCGCTTTGTATGGCAAGGTCTTAGAAAACAGTGTCACAAGACTGGAGCAATTTAGTACTTGTGCGTATAGTCATTTTTTGCAATATGGTTTGAAACTAGAGGAACGAAACTTGGGTGAATTTGCGGCAGTGGACATGGGAAGTATGTTCCACGAAGCATTACAGCGGTATTCGGTTGCCATGGAAAAGGCAGGTTACCATTGGTTTGATGTGCCAAAGAAAGAGCAGGAAACACTCATACAACAGGCAGTAGAGGAAACACTTAGTGTGGTAGCTGATACTGTGTTATTAAATGATGCCAGAACTGCGTATTTGGTGGAACGGATTCGAAGAATACTAAAACGAACCATAGAGACCATTGCAAATCAGATTGAGACCAGTCATTTCTCACCGGAAGGATATGAGATTTCCTTTTCCTTTGCAGAGGATTTACAGGCAGTGAACTTTTCTCTAAATGAAGAGGAAAAGATGCGGCTTCGGGGAAGAATTGACCGTATCGATACGAAAAAGACAGACAATCAGGTCTATGTAAAGGTAGTGGATTATAAGTCAGGAAACCGGGATTTTCAGTTGTTATCCCTATATCATGGTTTGCAGTTACAGTTGGTAGTATATATGAATTCAGCGTTAGAGTTGCTGAAAAAGAAATATCCCGATAAGGAAGTAGTTCCGGGAGGTATGTATTATTATCATGTGGATGATCCGGTGGTAGAGGGAAACCACAACCAGACCGAGGAAGAAATTAAGGAAAAGATTTTAGAAGAGTTGAAGCTAAAAGGGGTTACTACAGAAGAGGCAGACGATAGTGTCAGCAAGAAGTCACAGAAGGCGGAAAAGGAAGAATTTCAGGTGCTTTCTAACTTTGTGAATCACAAAATACGCGATATTGGACAGAAGATTTTTGACGGTAATATTGAGACGAATCCATATCAGTTAGGAGATAAGACAGGATGTGATTACTGTCCTTATTCCGGTGTATGTGGATTTGAAGCAGGCATGCCGGGAAGGGAATACCGAAAGCTTGAGAATATCAAGGATCAGGATGAGATTTTAGAACGAATGCGAGAGGAGATATAA
- a CDS encoding tRNA dihydrouridine synthase: MKFYLAPLEGITGYIYRNAYEKYFHNVDKYFTPFITPHTKRCLNSREKNDILPEHNQGMKVIPQVLTNRAEDFVKIGRTLQEYGYDEINLNLGCPSGTVVSKGRGSGFLAYPEELDAFLSEVFEKLDMKISIKTRIGKEDAEEWERLLAIYNQYPLEELIIHPRIQTDFYKNKPNWKAYGHAVKESKNPLCYNGDIFTISDYEELLKEFPDTEAVMLGRGVIANPQLIDMLRSGDTKADKERIKAFHDEVCSGYEEILSGDRNVLFKMKELWFYIGQIFEEDEKYRKEIKKCQSVSQYHIIVDEFFAEKEIIDGKGYKYF; the protein is encoded by the coding sequence ATGAAATTTTACTTAGCACCTTTAGAGGGAATTACCGGTTATATTTACCGAAATGCCTATGAAAAGTATTTTCACAATGTGGATAAATATTTTACACCATTTATTACGCCTCATACTAAGCGCTGTCTCAATAGCAGGGAGAAGAATGATATTCTCCCGGAACATAATCAGGGAATGAAAGTGATACCGCAGGTATTAACCAATCGGGCAGAGGATTTTGTGAAAATTGGAAGGACACTTCAGGAGTATGGGTATGACGAGATAAATCTGAATCTGGGGTGTCCTTCCGGAACAGTAGTATCGAAGGGACGTGGTTCCGGTTTTTTGGCATATCCGGAGGAGCTTGATGCATTTCTTTCTGAGGTCTTTGAAAAGCTGGATATGAAGATTTCTATTAAGACCAGAATCGGAAAAGAGGATGCAGAGGAATGGGAACGTCTGCTTGCAATCTACAATCAATATCCCTTGGAAGAATTGATTATTCATCCTAGAATTCAGACAGATTTTTACAAAAATAAGCCGAATTGGAAAGCGTATGGACATGCAGTAAAAGAGAGTAAGAATCCGCTATGCTATAATGGGGATATTTTTACAATCTCAGATTATGAAGAGTTGTTAAAGGAATTTCCGGATACAGAAGCAGTGATGTTGGGAAGAGGTGTGATTGCTAATCCACAGTTAATCGACATGCTTCGGTCTGGTGATACGAAGGCAGATAAGGAAAGAATAAAGGCGTTTCACGATGAAGTATGCAGTGGGTACGAAGAGATACTTTCCGGAGATCGAAATGTTCTTTTCAAAATGAAAGAGCTATGGTTTTATATAGGACAGATATTCGAAGAGGATGAAAAATACAGGAAAGAGATAAAGAAATGTCAGAGTGTATCCCAGTATCATATCATTGTAGATGAATTTTTTGCGGAAAAAGAGATAATAGACGGAAAAGGATACAAATACTTTTGA
- the coaBC gene encoding bifunctional phosphopantothenoylcysteine decarboxylase/phosphopantothenate--cysteine ligase CoaBC: MLKGKHVLLGVTGSIAAYKIANLASMLVKLNADVHVIMTKNAEQFISPVTFETLTGNKVIDDTFERNSGYHVAHIAMAAEADVVLIAPATANVIAKLAHGIADDMLTSTMLACTSPILLSPAMNTHMYENQVTQENMEKLKSLGYQLIEPASGYLACGDTGKGKMPEPEVLLDCILQEIACEKDMTGKKVLVTAGPTREAIDPVRYITNHSTGKMGYAIAENAARRGAEVTLVSGPVQIAKPRFVRTIDVTSAEEMYQAVEKEFDSQDIIVMAAAVADYRPEVVAENKIKKSDGQMSISLERTKDILGTFAHKKTKQFICGFSMETENMLENSKAKLKKKNLDMIVANNLKVAGAGFGTDTNIVTVITEESCEELPIMKKEEVAGAIFDRILNKL, from the coding sequence ATGTTAAAGGGCAAACATGTTTTACTGGGAGTAACGGGAAGTATCGCAGCATATAAGATAGCAAATTTAGCAAGTATGCTGGTGAAGTTAAATGCAGATGTGCATGTAATTATGACGAAAAATGCAGAGCAGTTCATATCTCCGGTTACTTTTGAAACATTAACAGGAAATAAGGTTATTGATGATACTTTTGAACGGAACAGTGGTTATCATGTGGCACATATTGCCATGGCAGCAGAGGCAGATGTAGTGTTGATTGCTCCGGCTACCGCCAATGTAATTGCTAAACTGGCACATGGAATTGCAGATGATATGTTGACCTCTACGATGTTGGCATGCACTTCACCGATTTTGTTATCTCCTGCCATGAATACTCATATGTATGAGAATCAGGTAACACAGGAGAATATGGAAAAGTTAAAAAGTCTTGGATATCAGTTAATTGAGCCGGCATCCGGATATCTGGCATGTGGAGATACCGGAAAGGGAAAAATGCCGGAGCCGGAAGTGTTATTGGATTGTATTTTACAAGAAATTGCCTGTGAAAAGGATATGACAGGAAAGAAGGTTTTGGTTACTGCGGGACCTACCAGAGAAGCCATAGACCCGGTACGTTATATTACCAATCATTCTACCGGAAAAATGGGATATGCGATTGCGGAAAATGCGGCAAGGCGCGGAGCTGAAGTTACCTTAGTTTCTGGTCCGGTGCAGATTGCAAAACCACGGTTTGTAAGAACAATTGATGTAACAAGTGCTGAAGAGATGTACCAAGCAGTGGAAAAAGAGTTTGATTCGCAGGATATTATAGTTATGGCAGCAGCTGTAGCTGATTATCGTCCGGAAGTAGTGGCAGAAAATAAGATTAAAAAGTCCGATGGACAGATGAGTATTTCCTTAGAACGTACCAAAGACATTCTTGGAACGTTTGCACATAAGAAAACAAAGCAGTTTATTTGTGGATTTTCCATGGAAACAGAGAACATGCTTGAGAATTCCAAGGCAAAGCTGAAAAAGAAGAATCTGGATATGATTGTAGCGAATAATCTAAAAGTAGCCGGAGCAGGGTTTGGAACTGATACGAATATTGTTACGGTTATTACAGAAGAGTCCTGTGAAGAACTTCCAATTATGAAGAAAGAGGAAGTCGCAGGTGCAATTTTTGACAGGATTTTAAATAAACTATAA
- a CDS encoding ECF transporter S component produces MSKTQSRTKSYELVLTALFTAIIIIMAFTPLGYIPLVVINATIIHIPVILGAIFCGPKKGAFLGFVFGLTSFIKNTLMPTSLSAFVFSPVLASSFVGRSGIIKSTIICFVPRILVGIIPYFVYKGIRKLVSGERAKLGKVVCNLAISVLLLVAVHVFFAEGIEIKNADMIGWIAGAIVAVIFFVVAEVGIKAKEGAFLGYIYAGVTGALTNTLLVMPMIYIFYKEDYARALGVGANAVMGVILGVISFNGIIEAVVAAILVAAIGMVLGKISRR; encoded by the coding sequence ATGAGTAAAACACAAAGTAGAACAAAATCTTATGAGCTGGTTTTGACAGCACTGTTTACTGCCATTATTATCATTATGGCATTTACACCATTGGGATATATCCCATTAGTAGTTATCAATGCGACAATTATACATATTCCGGTTATTTTAGGCGCAATTTTTTGTGGACCAAAAAAGGGAGCATTTTTAGGCTTCGTATTTGGATTAACCAGTTTTATTAAAAATACACTGATGCCAACTTCCTTGTCGGCATTTGTTTTTTCACCGGTTTTGGCAAGCAGTTTTGTGGGCCGTTCCGGTATTATCAAGAGTACCATTATCTGTTTTGTACCAAGAATCTTAGTAGGAATTATTCCGTATTTTGTATACAAGGGAATTAGAAAGTTGGTTTCCGGGGAAAGAGCAAAGCTTGGAAAGGTAGTCTGTAATCTGGCAATTAGTGTATTGCTTTTAGTAGCAGTACATGTATTTTTTGCAGAGGGTATTGAGATAAAAAATGCAGACATGATAGGATGGATTGCGGGAGCAATAGTGGCAGTTATATTCTTTGTAGTGGCAGAAGTTGGAATTAAGGCAAAGGAAGGTGCATTCTTAGGATATATTTATGCCGGAGTGACCGGAGCGTTAACAAATACACTTCTGGTAATGCCAATGATTTATATTTTTTATAAAGAAGATTATGCAAGAGCGCTAGGGGTTGGTGCAAATGCTGTTATGGGTGTTATTCTGGGTGTTATCAGCTTTAACGGAATTATAGAAGCAGTGGTAGCAGCAATTCTGGTGGCAGCAATCGGAATGGTACTTGGTAAAATAAGTAGGAGGTAA
- a CDS encoding class I SAM-dependent methyltransferase gives MKNDNEWNSYQKDTAQNPPSKTAEFALQLFDEKRGLMVDLGCGAGVDSIHFLERGWRVLAVDAETDYFEGVRKFMPQEKKQRLNVQKMMFEELELPEADCINASFSLPFCIPEKFEKMWKVIRESIREGGRFSGTFFGNRDEWKTEFADTRTFHSREEIEQLFSGFQMEMLEEEEFDGRCYGENGEPVPKHWHIFYVVARKEAL, from the coding sequence ATGAAAAATGACAATGAATGGAACAGTTATCAAAAGGATACTGCCCAAAATCCACCATCTAAGACCGCAGAGTTTGCCTTGCAGTTGTTTGACGAGAAAAGGGGACTTATGGTAGATTTAGGCTGTGGCGCAGGAGTAGACAGTATACATTTTCTGGAAAGAGGATGGCGGGTGCTGGCAGTAGATGCAGAGACAGACTATTTCGAAGGAGTAAGAAAATTCATGCCGCAAGAGAAGAAGCAACGTTTGAACGTGCAGAAGATGATGTTTGAAGAATTGGAACTTCCTGAAGCGGATTGTATCAATGCGTCTTTTAGTTTGCCTTTTTGCATACCGGAAAAATTTGAAAAAATGTGGAAAGTAATAAGAGAAAGTATCCGGGAGGGTGGAAGATTTTCCGGCACTTTTTTTGGCAATCGAGATGAGTGGAAAACAGAATTTGCAGACACAAGAACGTTCCATAGTAGAGAAGAGATAGAGCAATTATTTTCTGGATTTCAGATGGAGATGTTGGAAGAAGAGGAATTTGATGGACGGTGTTATGGAGAAAATGGAGAACCGGTACCAAAGCACTGGCATATTTTTTATGTTGTAGCAAGAAAAGAGGCTTTATAA